Proteins encoded in a region of the Methanobrevibacter sp. genome:
- the purQ gene encoding phosphoribosylformylglycinamidine synthase subunit PurQ → MKIGVIRFPGTNCDRDVAQAIELAGLTPEYIWWSEENLTDYDGIVIPGGFSYGDYLRAGAMASITPVIDGIKALVKEEKPVLGICNGAQILGEIGLVPGIFITNEYPKFNCEWVDLKVGTSRTPFTKAFKKDQTIRLPIAHAEGRFYTEDMDLLKDQDQIVLQFEGKNPNGSMEAITSVCDESGLVCAMMPHPERACEEIFGSDDGLNFFKGFL, encoded by the coding sequence ATGAAAATTGGTGTAATTAGATTTCCTGGAACCAACTGTGACAGGGATGTAGCACAGGCTATAGAACTGGCCGGCCTCACTCCTGAATACATCTGGTGGAGTGAAGAGAACTTGACAGATTATGACGGCATTGTCATTCCCGGCGGATTTTCATATGGGGATTATTTAAGAGCAGGTGCAATGGCTTCAATCACTCCTGTAATTGACGGAATCAAAGCATTGGTTAAAGAAGAAAAACCGGTTTTAGGAATATGTAACGGTGCACAGATTTTAGGTGAAATAGGACTTGTTCCTGGAATTTTCATTACAAATGAATATCCTAAATTCAACTGCGAATGGGTTGACCTGAAAGTGGGAACCTCAAGAACTCCGTTTACAAAGGCATTCAAAAAAGACCAGACAATCAGACTTCCGATTGCACACGCTGAAGGAAGGTTTTACACAGAAGACATGGATCTTTTAAAAGATCAGGACCAGATTGTTCTTCAGTTTGAAGGCAAAAACCCTAACGGTTCAATGGAGGCAATTACAAGTGTCTGTGATGAATCAGGTCTAGTCTGTGCAATGATGCCTCACCCTGAAAGGGCATGTGAAGAGATATTCGGCTCAGATGACGGTTTAAACTTTTTCAAAGGATTTTTATAA
- the purS gene encoding phosphoribosylformylglycinamidine synthase subunit PurS, with protein MLFDIEVKISLKSGMLNPEATQVERSLDLLGYEVKNVKTVETIKFQMEGEDREVIRENVVDMCERLLCNPVIHDYKINVIPQNMACGK; from the coding sequence ATGTTATTTGATATTGAAGTAAAAATTTCTCTTAAAAGCGGTATGTTAAACCCTGAAGCTACCCAGGTTGAAAGGTCTCTTGATTTGTTAGGTTACGAAGTCAAAAACGTTAAAACCGTAGAAACCATCAAATTCCAAATGGAAGGCGAAGACAGAGAAGTAATCAGAGAAAATGTTGTAGACATGTGTGAAAGATTGTTATGCAATCCTGTAATTCATGATTATAAAATCAACGTCATCCCACAGAACATGGCCTGTGGCAAATAA
- the purC gene encoding phosphoribosylaminoimidazolesuccinocarboxamide synthase: MDKKELINSGKVKSVFTTENDDEVIIEFRDDMTAGDGERKEVMDKKGSYNAVISSKIFKVLEENGIQTQFIDLPEPNVMLAKKLEMIPIEVIVRNIATGSLVRKYPIADGTKLNPPIVQMDFKADEYHDPMLNRSLIKALGIATEEEIDILVEKALKINEILTKFFADAGIILVDYKVEFGKDKDGNILLGDEISPDGCRLWDSETLEMLDKELFRKGKDDEVMEAYVEVYNRIIPDEEKFDF, encoded by the coding sequence ATGGACAAAAAAGAGTTAATTAATTCTGGAAAAGTAAAAAGCGTATTTACTACAGAAAACGACGATGAAGTCATAATCGAGTTTAGAGATGACATGACTGCCGGTGACGGTGAACGTAAAGAGGTAATGGACAAAAAAGGTTCCTACAATGCAGTAATCTCTTCAAAAATATTTAAAGTTTTGGAAGAAAACGGCATCCAGACCCAGTTCATCGACCTTCCCGAACCTAATGTCATGCTTGCCAAAAAACTTGAAATGATTCCAATTGAAGTTATTGTAAGAAATATCGCAACTGGAAGTCTTGTTCGCAAATATCCGATTGCAGACGGTACCAAACTGAACCCTCCAATCGTTCAGATGGACTTCAAGGCAGATGAATATCACGATCCTATGTTAAACCGTTCCCTTATCAAGGCTTTGGGCATTGCAACCGAAGAGGAAATCGACATTCTTGTTGAAAAGGCATTGAAAATCAATGAAATATTGACCAAATTCTTTGCAGATGCAGGCATTATTCTCGTTGACTACAAAGTCGAATTCGGAAAAGACAAAGACGGCAACATCCTTTTAGGTGATGAAATATCCCCTGACGGATGCAGATTATGGGACAGCGAAACCCTGGAAATGCTTGATAAGGAACTGTTCAGAAAAGGAAAAGATGATGAAGTAATGGAAGCTTACGTAGAAGTATATAACAGAATTATTCCTGATGAGGAAAAATTTGATTTTTAG
- a CDS encoding flagellar protein, FliL, producing the protein MKGFIVVVLGIIAALLIVGGAVAYSFMNELGVNMEDIDSNTIDKIKDKVSNVASSESSDSPSASSSEGSNIVDEVVKFNGQNGEGYYREVTYSDGGFRQYDTETGDLIGSSYDSDKDKLPTLE; encoded by the coding sequence ATGAAAGGCTTTATTGTAGTCGTTTTAGGCATTATTGCCGCACTATTGATTGTCGGCGGTGCTGTAGCCTACTCTTTTATGAATGAATTAGGTGTTAATATGGAAGATATCGATTCAAATACAATAGACAAAATAAAAGATAAAGTAAGTAATGTTGCATCTTCTGAAAGTTCAGATTCACCGTCTGCCTCATCATCTGAAGGAAGCAACATTGTAGATGAAGTAGTGAAATTCAACGGACAAAACGGTGAAGGATATTACCGTGAAGTGACCTACTCCGACGGAGGATTCAGACAGTATGACACTGAAACCGGAGATCTGATAGGCTCTTCATATGACTCAGACAAGGATAAACTTCCAACCTTAGAATGA
- a CDS encoding DUF2283 domain-containing protein has protein sequence MGENNIQEVICRYDIASDILGVKSNKKFQYCETIEMDDDLLLDFDDDNVPVSLEILDASKRFNLPRESLDNIVFFKMEVCIEDKSISLKAVIGVLIDNVENIQDIESFTSNHNHYPNGVSELALI, from the coding sequence ATGGGAGAAAATAACATTCAGGAAGTAATATGCAGATATGATATTGCATCCGATATTTTGGGCGTTAAATCAAATAAAAAGTTTCAATATTGTGAAACTATTGAAATGGATGATGATTTACTCTTGGATTTTGATGATGATAATGTTCCGGTATCTTTGGAAATACTTGATGCTTCAAAAAGATTTAATCTTCCCCGTGAAAGTTTAGATAATATTGTCTTTTTTAAAATGGAAGTCTGCATTGAAGATAAATCAATTTCTCTAAAAGCCGTTATCGGCGTTTTAATTGATAATGTTGAAAATATTCAGGATATAGAATCCTTCACAAGCAATCATAATCATTATCCAAATGGGGTCAGTGAATTGGCTTTAATTTAG
- a CDS encoding sodium-dependent transporter, giving the protein MEIMADKNEWGSNLSFILAMIGSAVGLGNIWRYPYVLYSNGGGAFYIPYIVAILLMGIPFLILEYGVGYNFKSSFAKAARKINSKFEYLGWLLPVAVFMIMIYYSAILGWDGIYIILSFFKGWGADPNTYFTTNLLQASSSYTGLLNFIPLIAVAMLAGWVIVWFISHRDLESGLGKVSKILVPALFIIMVIIVGFSLTLPGASVGLAELFHPDWSLLGNFEIWMAAFGQIIFSLSLGMSIAFTYASYTKDDADLITNTISIAFANSLFENFAALGVFSILGYMSMQSGTAVADLVTQGTGLVFIVYPTVFNVLGQWAYVLGPLFFITVYLAGLTSILSTIEPLSFSIQNKFGLTRKSTMTILIIVGALVSMVYATSFGGDLLGFVDTFINQIALLFGVIVECILFAWVFKADKLIEFLNKRTKTIKVGGWWLVIVKYILPIFLAIVWIGGMYDVISAGTFDQLVFTVISAVLLLGATLVFTILPAKNPEWDNAEERV; this is encoded by the coding sequence ATGGAAATTATGGCGGATAAAAATGAATGGGGCAGTAACCTGTCATTCATCCTTGCAATGATTGGTTCTGCCGTCGGACTTGGAAACATTTGGAGATACCCGTATGTACTCTACTCCAACGGTGGGGGAGCATTCTACATCCCTTATATCGTTGCAATTCTTTTGATGGGAATTCCATTTTTAATCTTGGAGTACGGTGTGGGATACAATTTCAAATCTTCCTTTGCAAAGGCTGCAAGGAAGATCAACTCCAAATTTGAGTATTTAGGCTGGCTTTTGCCGGTTGCTGTTTTTATGATTATGATTTACTACTCAGCTATTCTAGGCTGGGATGGAATATATATTATTTTAAGTTTCTTTAAGGGATGGGGAGCAGACCCGAACACCTACTTTACAACCAATTTGCTTCAGGCCTCATCTTCATACACCGGACTTTTGAATTTCATTCCTCTAATTGCTGTTGCAATGCTTGCGGGTTGGGTAATCGTTTGGTTTATATCACACAGAGACCTTGAATCAGGTCTCGGTAAGGTGTCAAAGATTTTAGTACCTGCACTATTTATTATAATGGTTATTATTGTCGGATTTTCCTTGACTTTACCTGGTGCTTCAGTCGGGCTTGCAGAGCTCTTCCATCCGGACTGGTCACTTTTAGGCAATTTCGAAATCTGGATGGCAGCATTCGGACAGATTATCTTCTCACTGAGTCTGGGGATGTCAATTGCTTTTACTTATGCAAGCTACACAAAGGACGATGCAGATCTCATTACAAATACAATCTCAATAGCCTTTGCAAACTCCTTATTTGAAAACTTTGCCGCATTGGGAGTATTTTCAATTCTAGGTTACATGTCAATGCAGTCAGGAACAGCAGTGGCTGATCTTGTAACACAGGGAACCGGACTGGTATTTATCGTATATCCTACAGTATTCAATGTATTGGGTCAGTGGGCATATGTTTTAGGACCTCTCTTTTTCATTACAGTTTATCTTGCAGGTCTTACAAGCATCCTATCAACAATTGAACCTTTGTCCTTTTCAATCCAGAACAAGTTTGGACTCACAAGAAAAAGCACAATGACCATTTTAATCATTGTAGGTGCTTTGGTGTCTATGGTTTATGCAACATCATTCGGCGGAGACCTTCTGGGCTTTGTTGATACTTTCATCAACCAGATTGCACTGCTCTTTGGTGTTATTGTTGAATGCATACTCTTTGCATGGGTATTCAAGGCCGACAAGCTGATTGAATTTTTAAACAAAAGAACAAAAACAATCAAAGTCGGCGGATGGTGGCTTGTCATTGTCAAATACATTCTTCCGATATTTCTGGCAATCGTGTGGATCGGCGGAATGTATGATGTTATTTCAGCCGGAACATTTGACCAGCTCGTATTTACAGTTATCTCAGCAGTCCTTCTTTTAGGAGCTACACTGGTATTTACTATTTTACCTGCCAAAAATCCTGAATGGGACAATGCCGAAGAGAGAGTTTAG
- a CDS encoding UPF0104 family protein: MDKKSAFFIILSIAILAVMLYFIGIDKVIDAIKDANLAILGVAILIQIGTYFLYTYRWQIVNNIADINIGFKKLFPIVMVGLAVNNITPSGRGGGEPVRAYILAKEHGYELKETLATVIADRMLDTFPFIVLAIITIIATVLYFNFPMWLEGILVLSVIAIIIILGMLIYMCVNESFGIKVENLIFKLTHRFYKKGSDNLKMKIHENISGFQDTMNMLISNRKLFYYTIPLSFLIWIFEILRVYVVFMAFGATLNVIVIGEVFILASLVGMIPLLPGGLGAVDGLMIGLYSKAGCPAGLAGPVTLVERLISFWMASIIGLVILPHYGSSVLEKISIGNSAEELDKSISDES, translated from the coding sequence ATGGATAAAAAATCTGCATTTTTCATCATATTAAGTATTGCAATTCTTGCAGTAATGCTTTATTTTATAGGAATTGACAAGGTAATTGATGCAATTAAAGATGCCAATCTTGCAATATTGGGGGTAGCTATCCTAATTCAGATTGGAACCTATTTCTTATATACCTACCGCTGGCAAATAGTAAACAATATTGCGGATATCAACATAGGTTTCAAAAAGCTGTTCCCGATTGTAATGGTGGGGCTTGCCGTTAACAACATCACTCCGTCAGGACGTGGTGGTGGGGAGCCTGTAAGAGCATATATCTTAGCTAAAGAGCATGGATATGAGCTTAAAGAGACTTTGGCAACTGTTATTGCAGACAGAATGCTTGACACTTTCCCGTTCATTGTTTTGGCAATCATCACAATCATTGCAACAGTATTGTACTTCAATTTCCCGATGTGGCTTGAAGGAATTCTTGTCCTTTCAGTAATAGCTATCATAATTATTCTGGGCATGCTGATTTACATGTGTGTCAACGAAAGTTTCGGTATCAAAGTTGAAAATCTCATTTTCAAACTGACCCACAGATTCTACAAGAAAGGCTCAGATAACCTTAAAATGAAAATCCATGAGAATATTTCAGGTTTCCAGGACACCATGAACATGCTGATTTCAAACAGGAAACTCTTCTACTATACCATCCCTCTATCATTTCTGATTTGGATTTTTGAAATCCTGAGGGTTTATGTGGTATTTATGGCATTCGGAGCAACACTGAATGTTATTGTTATCGGTGAGGTATTCATCCTTGCATCTTTAGTCGGTATGATTCCGCTCTTGCCAGGTGGTCTTGGTGCTGTGGACGGTTTGATGATTGGACTTTACTCAAAGGCGGGCTGTCCGGCTGGTCTTGCAGGGCCTGTAACTTTAGTTGAAAGGTTAATATCATTCTGGATGGCTTCAATTATCGGACTGGTAATCCTGCCTCATTACGGATCTTCTGTTCTTGAAAAGATTTCCATTGGAAATTCCGCTGAAGAGCTTGACAAATCAATTTCAGATGAGTCTTAA
- a CDS encoding LicD family protein: MSDDETLKHIQDVELLILKDFIEICDENNIEYYLFFGTEIGAVRHEGFIPWDDDIDVILFRDDYEKFLKIMEEKPSEKYTVFDIRYDEEYFLQFGRLSLNGTYWAEYWDSQIDFKLGIHIDLFILDKVPDNKIKRFLYMRRCLFLCKLCSIASIKIEEGSALVKLIANTSHSLFNKIGLTPKYYQKKMLKLFRKYEHSDYKYYADLTMNEQPHFKLEDFKPAKMVKFEDIYAKIPNNQEATLGQIFGDYMQLPPEEDRVAHILNEIDFGPY, translated from the coding sequence ATGAGTGATGATGAAACCCTAAAGCATATTCAGGATGTTGAACTATTAATATTGAAAGATTTTATTGAAATATGTGATGAAAACAATATTGAATATTATCTGTTCTTTGGAACTGAAATTGGTGCCGTTAGGCATGAAGGTTTTATCCCATGGGATGATGACATTGATGTAATTTTATTCAGAGATGATTATGAGAAATTTTTAAAGATTATGGAAGAAAAACCTTCTGAAAAATACACAGTTTTCGATATCAGATATGATGAGGAGTATTTCTTACAATTTGGAAGATTGTCATTAAACGGAACATACTGGGCTGAATATTGGGACAGCCAGATTGATTTTAAATTAGGCATTCACATTGACCTGTTTATTTTAGATAAAGTTCCGGACAATAAAATTAAACGCTTTTTATATATGAGAAGATGCTTGTTTTTATGTAAACTTTGTTCTATTGCTTCTATAAAAATTGAGGAAGGTTCTGCTCTAGTAAAGTTAATTGCAAATACTTCACATTCACTTTTCAATAAAATAGGTTTAACACCTAAATATTACCAAAAGAAAATGCTAAAATTATTTAGAAAGTATGAGCATAGTGATTATAAATATTATGCTGATTTAACTATGAATGAACAACCTCACTTTAAATTAGAAGACTTCAAACCTGCTAAAATGGTTAAATTTGAAGATATTTATGCAAAAATTCCAAATAATCAGGAGGCAACATTAGGCCAAATCTTTGGTGATTATATGCAACTTCCTCCTGAAGAAGACCGTGTTGCCCATATTCTAAATGAAATTGATTTCGGCCCATATTAA
- a CDS encoding Gfo/Idh/MocA family oxidoreductase has translation MIKVITYGTYDLFHYGHQRLLERAKELGDYLIVGVTADDFDKQRGKINVKQSLMERIESVRATGLADEIIIEEYEGQKIDDIKRMDVDIFTVGSDWVGHFDYLKDYCDVVYLDRTEGVSSSQIRSKNRSIKLGLVGEGNILKKFYDESKYVNGIDVNAICVDNENERKCYENEDLTLTDNYDELLDITDAVFIISHPSKHYIQIKRALNNGKHVLCESPFALTENECIELEKLANDNNLILMDSIKTAYSTAYNRLLLILKGGNIGEVYSVDATCTSLREYDDNSWNSITAWGPTALLPIFQILGIDYKNKTINSLKLNKDSNFDLFTKIDFQYENAVASIKVANSVKSEGELIISGSEGYAYIPAPWWKTDYFELRYENQEDNRKYFYQLDGEGIRYELVAFAKSIELGKNNAYVDFEVSRAICKIMEEFENNNINIINKY, from the coding sequence ATGATTAAAGTAATTACCTATGGAACTTATGATTTATTCCATTACGGCCATCAAAGACTTCTGGAAAGAGCTAAAGAACTGGGAGATTACCTGATTGTAGGTGTTACTGCAGATGACTTTGACAAGCAGCGAGGTAAAATAAACGTAAAGCAGTCATTGATGGAACGTATAGAATCTGTAAGGGCAACCGGCCTAGCTGATGAGATTATCATTGAAGAATACGAAGGTCAAAAAATTGATGATATAAAAAGAATGGACGTTGATATATTCACAGTGGGTTCAGACTGGGTAGGTCATTTCGATTACTTAAAGGATTACTGTGATGTGGTTTATTTAGACCGAACTGAAGGAGTTTCAAGCTCACAAATCAGATCTAAAAACAGAAGCATCAAATTAGGTCTTGTCGGTGAAGGAAATATTTTAAAGAAATTTTATGATGAATCCAAATATGTTAATGGTATTGATGTAAATGCAATATGTGTTGACAATGAAAATGAAAGGAAATGCTATGAAAATGAAGATTTGACATTAACGGATAATTATGATGAATTATTAGATATTACTGATGCAGTATTTATCATATCTCATCCTTCAAAACATTACATTCAAATTAAACGGGCTTTAAATAATGGCAAACATGTACTTTGCGAATCTCCATTTGCTTTAACAGAAAATGAATGTATCGAACTCGAAAAACTAGCTAATGACAATAATTTAATATTGATGGATTCAATTAAAACAGCTTATTCTACTGCATATAATCGATTGCTTTTAATACTCAAAGGCGGAAACATAGGTGAAGTATATTCTGTTGATGCAACATGTACAAGTTTAAGGGAATATGATGATAACTCATGGAACAGTATAACTGCATGGGGACCAACAGCGCTTTTACCGATATTCCAGATTCTCGGAATCGATTATAAAAACAAAACTATCAATTCATTAAAGTTAAATAAAGACTCTAATTTTGATTTGTTTACAAAAATAGATTTTCAGTATGAAAATGCTGTTGCTTCAATTAAAGTTGCAAACAGCGTAAAATCAGAAGGAGAACTTATAATTTCAGGTTCAGAAGGTTATGCATATATTCCAGCCCCCTGGTGGAAAACAGATTATTTTGAATTAAGATATGAAAATCAGGAAGACAATAGAAAATACTTCTACCAGCTGGATGGTGAAGGAATAAGATATGAACTTGTAGCTTTTGCAAAATCAATTGAACTTGGTAAAAATAATGCATATGTTGATTTTGAAGTTTCAAGAGCAATATGTAAAATAATGGAAGAATTTGAAAATAATAATATTAATATTATTAATAAATATTAG
- a CDS encoding aminotransferase class V-fold PLP-dependent enzyme, protein MLNFTVGPVMSSDEVRKIGGEQTPYFRNDEFSEVMFENEKLMKEFVYGDENSRVVFITGSGTAAMEATVMNVFSTEDKVLVVNGGGFGQRFADLCDLHNIPFEDIKLDFGEDLTPDILNQYADNGFTGFLVNICETSSGVHYDLDLISDFCNKNGIFLVVDAISSFLADSINMKEQNINTLITGSQKALACPPGVSIIVLDEKALERVEKNPVKSMYFDLKDALKNGERGQTPFTPAVTILLQINARLKEIKAQGGVEAEIKRISNLAEDFRSRIKDLPLEIKCKNLGNAVTSVYTNSSASEIVNTLKKEYSIWVNPSGGQVADKMFRVGHIGDLTIDDNDKLIDALHDLEKRGILK, encoded by the coding sequence ATGTTAAATTTTACAGTAGGTCCTGTAATGAGCAGTGATGAGGTAAGAAAAATCGGCGGTGAGCAAACTCCCTATTTTAGAAATGATGAATTTTCCGAAGTGATGTTTGAAAATGAAAAGTTAATGAAGGAATTTGTTTATGGGGATGAAAATTCAAGAGTTGTTTTTATCACAGGTTCCGGAACTGCCGCAATGGAAGCTACTGTAATGAATGTGTTTTCAACTGAAGACAAGGTTTTAGTTGTTAATGGTGGAGGATTCGGCCAACGTTTCGCTGATTTATGTGATTTGCACAACATTCCATTTGAGGACATCAAACTTGATTTCGGTGAGGATTTAACACCAGATATTTTAAATCAATACGCAGATAATGGATTTACAGGCTTTTTAGTTAATATTTGTGAAACCAGTTCAGGAGTTCACTATGATTTGGATTTAATCAGTGATTTTTGCAATAAGAATGGTATATTTTTAGTCGTGGATGCAATAAGCTCTTTTCTTGCAGATTCAATTAACATGAAAGAACAAAACATCAACACACTGATAACAGGTTCACAAAAAGCCCTAGCCTGTCCGCCAGGAGTTTCAATAATAGTTCTAGATGAAAAAGCACTGGAAAGAGTTGAAAAAAATCCAGTTAAATCAATGTATTTCGATCTTAAGGATGCACTTAAAAATGGTGAGAGAGGCCAAACTCCTTTCACTCCTGCAGTAACTATTCTGCTTCAGATAAATGCAAGATTAAAAGAAATCAAAGCTCAAGGCGGGGTAGAAGCAGAAATCAAAAGAATCTCAAATTTAGCTGAGGACTTCCGTTCAAGAATTAAAGACTTGCCTTTGGAGATAAAATGCAAAAATCTGGGAAATGCAGTTACCAGTGTTTATACAAACTCATCTGCATCTGAAATCGTAAACACCTTAAAAAAAGAATATTCGATTTGGGTAAATCCGAGTGGCGGGCAAGTTGCAGACAAAATGTTTAGAGTAGGCCACATTGGGGATTTGACAATTGATGATAACGACAAGCTTATTGACGCATTGCATGATTTGGAAAAAAGAGGAATACTAAAATGA
- a CDS encoding class I SAM-dependent methyltransferase — protein MVRLYGDNEDINSDKVKNFFADRANRELESDLSIVLFQNKENSEQRHIEEKKLLHEHIDVTGKKVLEVGCEIGRWVEALHDKCESYLGIDYTEDLIKIAEESYDYDNCKFQVMSATDIDEDALLIEPPFDVIIFSGVLMYINDEDIKLVFEELNRVGSVDKKLFIMEPVSHIESRLTLKDFYSEGLEADYNEIYRTEDEYMELFKGLNYNKVISDDIFKDLSDHSETHYKFFVIE, from the coding sequence ATGGTAAGATTATACGGTGATAATGAGGATATTAACTCTGATAAAGTTAAAAACTTTTTTGCAGACAGGGCTAATCGTGAGTTGGAAAGTGATTTATCCATTGTTTTATTCCAGAATAAAGAAAACTCAGAACAAAGACATATTGAAGAAAAAAAATTATTACATGAACACATTGATGTAACCGGCAAGAAAGTTCTTGAAGTCGGCTGTGAAATCGGCCGTTGGGTTGAAGCATTGCATGATAAATGCGAATCATATCTTGGTATTGACTATACTGAAGATTTGATTAAAATAGCTGAAGAATCTTATGATTATGATAACTGCAAGTTCCAGGTCATGTCAGCAACAGATATTGACGAGGATGCGCTATTAATCGAGCCTCCATTTGATGTTATTATTTTCAGCGGAGTTTTAATGTACATTAATGATGAAGATATAAAACTTGTTTTTGAAGAATTGAACCGTGTAGGCTCTGTTGATAAAAAATTATTCATAATGGAACCTGTTTCCCATATTGAATCAAGATTGACCCTTAAAGATTTCTATTCTGAAGGTCTTGAAGCAGATTATAATGAAATATACAGAACTGAAGATGAATACATGGAATTATTCAAAGGTTTGAATTACAATAAAGTAATTTCAGATGATATTTTCAAAGATTTAAGCGACCATAGTGAAACCCACTATAAATTTTTCGTAATTGAATAG
- a CDS encoding glycosyltransferase family 52 — MSKEHKNVCLVTTVYSFFLYLLIKGYNENDIFIFTAWFPKEVSKNIPHIQMPPVAFRYGAKMYSTDSIKGIFQNVFGYCRYFYGYIKLRILFFIKTCNKEIDIYGHAQTPFSYMFYENENSNIIEDGLQNYNPNICETHKINPIIDKILHLCGIYFLNANEALGSHKNIKTVYLTREFNHPLIKDKVEVIDIEKKWNNLTDNEQNEILDIFNVNVANINFDGKTALILSQPLSEDNLATYEDELKIYDEFIDKFSDYEIIIKPHPRDEKDYTKIYHNMKIIDKHFPIELLNLININPTVVCSAISTALLNFKNSEIYVYQGELKNERLKKLREELIKLINEKN; from the coding sequence ATGTCTAAAGAACATAAAAATGTATGTCTAGTTACAACAGTATATTCATTTTTCTTATATTTGTTAATCAAAGGATACAATGAGAATGATATTTTTATATTTACTGCATGGTTTCCAAAAGAAGTTTCAAAAAATATCCCCCATATTCAAATGCCTCCTGTTGCATTCCGATATGGCGCTAAAATGTATTCAACAGATTCAATTAAAGGGATTTTCCAAAATGTATTTGGATACTGCAGATATTTCTATGGATATATTAAATTAAGAATATTATTCTTCATTAAAACATGTAATAAAGAGATTGATATATACGGACATGCACAAACACCTTTTTCATACATGTTTTATGAAAATGAAAATTCAAATATCATTGAAGATGGGCTTCAAAATTACAATCCAAACATCTGTGAAACCCATAAAATAAATCCGATAATTGACAAAATTCTCCATTTATGCGGCATTTACTTTTTAAATGCCAATGAGGCGTTAGGAAGCCATAAAAATATAAAAACTGTTTATTTAACACGTGAATTTAATCATCCATTAATTAAAGATAAAGTTGAAGTAATTGACATTGAAAAAAAATGGAATAACTTAACTGACAACGAACAGAATGAAATTTTAGATATATTCAACGTCAATGTTGCTAACATTAATTTTGATGGAAAAACTGCATTAATCTTATCCCAACCTTTGAGTGAAGATAATTTAGCAACTTATGAGGATGAATTAAAAATCTATGATGAATTTATCGACAAATTTTCAGATTATGAGATAATCATAAAACCTCATCCAAGAGATGAAAAGGATTATACTAAGATTTACCATAACATGAAAATTATTGATAAACATTTTCCAATCGAATTATTAAATTTAATAAATATTAATCCAACAGTCGTTTGTTCCGCAATTTCAACAGCCTTATTAAACTTCAAGAATTCTGAAATATATGTTTATCAAGGTGAATTGAAAAATGAAAGGCTGAAAAAACTAAGAGAAGAATTAATTAAATTGATTAATGAAAAAAATTAA